The Bacillaceae bacterium IKA-2 DNA window ATAATTATCAACCTCTTTTTTAATACTTTCATAAAATTGAGAGTTTTGCAGTGATGGATTAGGGACATTTATTTTGTTTTGATTTATTGCAAAATCTTCGAAGGAATTCGGCTCGATACCACCTGTAGGTGTTATACCAATATTTAGCGTACCTTCTAGTCTTTCGACCTTTAACTGATCAAATTTATATTCAATTTTTTCTGGTCGACGAGAAATCTGCTGGTTTAATGTAGCTAACTCATTTTGTAGATCTTTCATTGAATTTTCTAATTGTTCAATTTTTCGTTGTTGAGCTTCTAAATATTGGTACAGTTGTTGAAGGTTTGTCATAAAGTCGTAGTTATAATTCATACATTCCCTCCTTGAACAAATAGCTACTATTTAATTACTACCTTGGTGGAGCTGGTGGAGCTGCTGGAGCTGGGGAAGCAAGGGGCACAAGTGGAATAGGCGCTATTGGATCCACTGCCACAGGGCTAGGCTCCACAAAATCACCCGTATTATAGAGATTTGATAAAGCTTTGATCATCCCCGCGCTGCCAATTTGTAAAACCGATGAGTTTGTAACGCCACCAACTTTTAAAGTATTAATATTTATTGTTTGATTAATATAGAAATTCACCTAAACACCACCTAAGCTAAATGATTGTGCTTATATTAGAATCTGCAAAATCTTTATCGTACGTATTTGTTTCACTGTAATCATTTCTCAATGTTAAATGGTCACCTGTATTAAATGATCCTGCACCAGCAAAGGTCTTTGCTGTGCTAACAGGAGAAATTGTAAAAACATCTCCTATATTAAAAACGCCACTACTCCCAATAGCATTTACTTTTACGGCACCAACAATTGCAGGCATAAATATCCGTCCTTTTGGCATCTCCAATGAAATAATGGATCAGTATGATGGTCCGTTTTTTCATTGGAGATGCCTTATTAATAACTTTTCTTATTACCAACATATGTGAATGCCCAGTAAATGTTCCATATAATTAAGGGAATGAATGAAATGAGATTACTAAGTCAAGTTGTGAATGAAATTTATACATACGGATAGAACACCCGTTACATCAGTGACGGGTGGTTCATACAAGAAAAGCGCAAGCGCCTGAAGCTAGACAGACACGAAAACTTTATACGTTCTTACCTTTTAAAATAGGAAATAACCCTTTTCAATAGATGATGAGTCTTCTTAAAAAGGGCTATTTCCTATTTATTTATTTATGATGATGATAGAATCGATCAACCTATACTCAGTTGTTGGATCGTAATTTAATTTGTTCATAGGATTTTACAACTTTCAAATCCACAATCTTCTGCTTCCTTGAGCTTTTTTTTTCTGCTGCTCCTGTTGCCAGTCAATATCAATTGACTTAGATTTTAAGCTTATCTCTCCACTCACTATGATACATATATGAAACTCCTTGATAATATAAAAACGGGACGATTATTTCGCTATTCATTTGGAAAATTTCATTACTCCGTTCAGGCTTCTCTAATATATCAACTTCATCAAAAGGAATTTTTTGCTCTTGTAAAAAACCTTTCATTATTTTACATTTTGAGCATCCTTTCATCGTGTACAAAATGGCTGTAGTCAACATATTCTCCTCCCAATTATTTCTAGTGCTAATCGTTTTCGATACTTTGCTTTTGGTGTCAGACACCATGTGAAATTCACCAGATAATACGATGGTACCAAGGTTAAATATTCACAAACTTCTTGATTGGTGTCAGACACCCTAATATTGATTTAATGATTTGATCATTCAGATTCAGCACCATTAGGATGTTACATCTAGTTGAGTTTGATATTGCTAATTTAATGGTGTTATGAATTTCTCTCTATTACTTATGGTCTAAATTATTTTTTTAAGATCATTTACAGTAGGCATATCCTGATAATGATGAACTTGAATAATCCCACCCTTACCAAGATATGATGGAATTGTCCATATCTTATTTTGTACCGCGCTCTGATAATCATTTTCAACAATATTTCTATATTCATCACCAGTGACCGCCTCAATGAATTCACTTGAACTCAATCCAATCTCTTTGGCGATATTTGCTAGAAGGATAAGATCTTCTATATTCTCATCCTTCTCCCATACAGCCTCAAAAATCCGCTGGTGATACTCATGAAACAAACCTTTACTTTTAGCATATTTAGCCCCTACATGCGCTAAATATGTATCTCTTTTCGCGGATGGTGGCTGTATCTGTAATCCTGTTTCTTTTATTAGTTTTTCAAGATACTGTTTCGCACCATTACCATACCCTTCTGGTTTAGCTGGTGGGTTTGCGTCTAGAGGTAGTTTCCACGCTTTCCAATCTAGTGTAACTCCATCTTGTTCCAAAGGTTTTAGAGACACCGTCTCCGTATAGCAAAACGGTCAAGTATAATCAAAGAATATTTGTAAATGTTCCATTTTATCAGCTCCTTCTTATAAGTTTTATTCAACAATCACTAATTCTCGTATATGCTCATGAACATTAAATCCCTGCACATGGATTTGCACTCATAATAGGGCTCCATCCAAATACGTATCGCCAATCAGAAATGTTATTATAGTGGTATTCTAACAAATTTAACCGTGAATTTATGTAATCTAACTTACACTTTGACATCTGAGTCAGTACCTTCGTTAATATGAGTTCTGCAATCGATATCAGTGTTAGGCATTTACTTCTAGTGTTAATCCTTCTTCCAACGATACGGTAACTTGACCATATTTTCATCTCCACTAATTGTCTGAATACTATCAAGCATATCGATAACTATTTTCCTCTGTAAATCTCGTCTCCCAGCAGCTCCAAAACTTCTCCCTAACGGAAATCGTAAATGGAGAGCACGAGGCACAGCTACTTTTTTACTTAAGTCAGGTAAATGGGAAATACTACTTGTGGCAATCCCAGCCTTTTCAACTGCTTTTTGAATCAATCCCACGGATTGATGACAAATATATCAGCCAGGTGATGCTAGCAGCACATCTACCTTGTCAGCCTTTAACTGAGCAACAATTTGCGGGATTGTTTCTTCAAGTAGTGGTTTGGTATTTGGAATATAACCCATTAATCCATAATGAGTCGAAGCTGTAGCATTAATTATCCCCTCATCCCGAAGCTCATGAAGGATAGCAATCGGAAAAACGCAATTAATATCTTTCTCAGCATCCGTTATATCATAATGAGTATGGGTAATCATTAGTTCCGCTTCAATAACATCATCTTGAATTAAACGGAGGCTATGATCGCCATTCTCTACATCAAACCCAGCTTGAGACTTCAGGTGAACACCAGCCGTTGTTAAAAAAGCGACCCGCCACTCTTTCATTGGCTTGTCTAGCTTTACCAACCCAACCTTATCTGTTTGACCCCTTACCATCACTTTTGCTACTTTCGTAAACAGAAAATGCTTTATTTTTTTTAGCATACTTTGCTTCCCCCTAACTTTGGTTGGTGTATTACACTCGGTGTCAGACACCATGTGAAAATCGCGTGATAATACGATAGTTTCAAGTTTCTGTATTCACAAACTTCTTGATTGGTGTCAGCGTACTATGTCAATTAGTTTTTTCTAAAAATTAAACAAACTTAATAAACTCATGTAATAATATACAAAAAATTCCAATAAGCAACTGACAGAAAGCTTATTATTGAGCCTTTCTCCTCTCGGACTTGAAAAGAACCTTAACCTCGTTTTTCATACTACAGGGATACAACCTGGTTAGTTCAGGATTTTATCTTAACGTACAATTCGTATTTGTAGGACGAGGTAAATCATGCTGACACTCGAGGTCTACAGCCTCCGGCACCGAATCGATTTTCCCTCAGTCCCAGAGGAGGAGACTCATATTTTTACTGTTATTTCACTATGCTGCACTAATGATTCGAGAAAACTCCGACATTTTTGTATGTCGTAACTTTGCTTTCATCATTCGTAAATACTGGTAAGACTCATCATTTGTCTGATACACGGTTCGATTCGTAAGCATCGCAAATGCTATTCGAATGAACTTATTTCCTAAGGCAATGTACGCTTTTCTTTGATGTTTGCCTTTCGCTCTGAGGTTCTCGTAATACGGACGTACATCTTTATTGTGCTGTGCTAAGCTCTTTCCAATATTATAGACGACATAGCGTAAATTCTTATTTCCTTGTTTCGATATTTTTCCATAGAACCCTTCTAGACCCCCTGATTGAATGACAATTGGATTGGTTCCTGCTTTTTTGATAATCTGCCCTGCATGCTCAAAGGCCAGTACATCGCCTACCTCACAGTAGAATTCCGCTGCCGTTGTCACTCCAATTCCTGGAATACTGAGAAGGAGACGCCCATCTGTTTCTAATAAAATACGCTCAATTTCTCGATCTAACACCTTTATATTGGCATTCAGATTTCGAAAGTTTGGTAAGGCTAGCTTTAGTAATAGTAGCTCAGCTCGAACGTCTCTTTTAGGCCTGCATAGGCTTTCCTTAGCGATATATAACAGGTTCTTAATGGTTAAATCTCGTAACTTCAAATTATGTTCAATCGATAGGTTTCGAAGATCTTCTTCACTCATTGATAGAAGATCTTCTGGGTGCGGGAAGTTTTCCATAAAAAAGAGGGAGGACTTGCCCCAAAAATCACTAAATAATTCTACTTTATTTGGCGTATGACCATTTACTATAACGTGCCCTTGGAACTCTCTCCAAATTTTGTCCATTAACGTCCGGATCTCTACCTTGACTCTGGATCTCTTTCTAACTTCACTCCTACGTGCTCTCGTTAACGTTATTAACTCTTGATGAGTTCCCGTCGGCAACTTACTCTCCGTCCCTTTATTTTGAATAATGACTTGGGCAATAGCCTTGAGATCGAGGTCATCGGTCTTAGTCCAGTTCAACGAACTTGATCTTTCTTCGTGTGTCGTTGCCGCATTGATAATCGTTACACCGTATCCTAAAGCGCCTAATTCCCTCACAATATCCTCATAGTAATGCCCCGTTGCCTCAATACCAACAAAAATCCGCTCTGCGTCAACTTCCTTGCTTGCATGCTCGATCTTTTCGTGAAGTTGGCTAATACCTTTTTTATTAACACCAAAAAATGTAGGTTTCACTAGTACATCACCAAAATAATTACACACCATCGCTTTCTGATAAAACTTCGCTGCATCAATGGCTACAATTAATACTCGCTCCAGATCTGTACCTCTTAGCTCAGATCGGAATTGACTTCCTTTTCTTCCTCTAATATTATTAGACTTAGATTTATGTTTTTGCCCCATGTGACTCACGCTCCAATTTTGTAGTTTGTGATGAGGCTTCCCGTCAGGTAGTTTTATCTTACTACATGTAGTCGCTGGGGTCTTTTTTTGTCCTTTTTTCTCCTTTCTCCTCTTTAAAAGATCTTTCGACATTTATTATTTCATACACCAGACACCCGACTAAGTAACTACCGAAACCACTGAATGTACTTTTTTGCTAATTTAGGGATCGCCCCGCCAAATAGCTTCTTGCGCCAGTATTGGTCTGCTAATCTTTGCAAAATTGCGCCTCTGATTGGATAAGGGTGAATAACATTTGATAGATTACCTATTTTATGTCCATGCTGTTTCGCATAAACGATTTCCTGCATCCACTCCCCTGCTCCAGGGCCAACGGCGTGTGCTCCTAATATCTTGCCATTTTTGTCGGTAATTACTTTTGCGATCCCATCTAGCTTACGATCAGCTACAAAGCGGTCTACATCATCAGTGGTTACCTCGTATATAGTTGCATTGTCAGCAAACTTAACTCTTGCCTCTTGTTCTGTTAACCCTAAATGGAACACTTCTGGATCTGTAAACGTTACCCAGGGAACATTGTCGTAGTCAACTTTCTTTTTTAAACCGAATACGGCATTTGCAACGACTACTTTCCCTTCCATTCCCGCTGCATGTGTAAAAGGAAACGCACCAATAACGTCACCAACGGCGTAAATATGAGGAATAGAAGTTTTTAATGTCGGTGTGACGACAATATTTCCTCTTTCTACCTTCACACCAATCGCCTCTAAACGTAGATTTTCAATATTAGATTTTCGACCCACGGCGACTAAAATCTCGTCTACCTCAATGTTTTCATCATCTCCATCGACACTTATTGTAACTATTTTTGTACCGCTGTCAGTTAGTGCAACTTTTCTCACCCCTGCCCCAAGTCGAAATTCCAACTCTTTTTCAAGTGCTTTTTTAACAAATGGAACAATTTTGTTATCTTCTCTTCCAAAAATTTCTTTTGCCATATCAACGACTATGACTTCGGAACCAAACCTTGCCATTGCTTGCGATAGCTCTAAACCAATCGGGCCTGCACCAATCACTAGCAGTCGCTTTGGAGCTTCTTCTTGTTCAAAAATCGTTTCATTTGTTAAAAATCCAGCTTCAGATAAGCCATCAATAGGTGGAATGATTGGTCGAGAGCCTGTCGCTATGACAATTCGTTTTCCATATATAACCTCATCTATACCACTAACCTCAACATGGTTAGCATCTTTAAATGTCCCTAGCCCTTGGTAGACATCAACACCCATATCTCTGAAGCGATCGGCACCGTCGTGGCCTTGAATCTGAGCAATTGCTGCTTTGACACGTTTTTTTGCAACAGCTAAGCTAGCTTCACCGTCTAGTGTCATCCCAAACTCTGCAGCTGCTTTTCTTGCTGTAAATATTTCTTTTGCCGCCTCTATTAGCGCTTTAGAAGGAACACAACCATAATGCAAACAATCTCCACCAGGCTCTTGTTCCTTTTCAATAAGTGCCACTTTTGCTCCTAAACTTGCGCCACCAGCAGCAACCGTTAACCCACCAGCCCCGCCACCAATAACGATCAAATCATATTTTTTCATCAACACAAACCCCCATCTTTTGATTGCCCTTGACATCTTACTGTCGAACGATCACCTTGCTTAAATTGTGCGATTTGACTCGGTGTCAGACACCATGTGAAATTTAGGCAAGAACATCGCAGTGTCGCGATTTGATATTCACAAACTTTTCATTTGGTGTCTGACACCGCACTTAATTAGTCTTTCAGTATTCGTCTAGCTTCTAATAACCTTTGCATGCCTGTAAATATTTCAACGGCTAAGAAAATTAGCGTGATTAGTAGTAAATGATTTGCGAGTAAGATCATCAATGTAAATAAAATAAATCCTTCTGTTCGCTCTGCAAGCCCTGCTTGATAATGAAATGACTTCATGCCTTTGTTCTCGGAAACTGCTCCTACTGTTAAAAATACCGTCATTGAAAAAATAATCGAGACGCTTAGTAATAACAAAGCCCACATTGCATCAGGAAATGCGAAGGCTAGGCCCAAAATCACACTTATTTCAACTAAACGATCTAGTGTTACATCTAGTACCGTTCCCCAGCTAGATGGCTTTGTTAGTCTCGCCATCGTTCCATCTACTGCATCTAAAAAGCCAGAAAGCCAGAGCACAACAACAGCGATAATAGGATAACCAAAGTATATTAACAAACCTGTCGAAACTCCGATACAAAATGAAATCAATGTTACTTGATTAGCTGATAAACCAAGCTTTAATAGCCCTTTTGCAGAACTCAAAATCATTGGTTGAACATATTTCCTACCATGTGTATCAAGCACAAGCAATCCCTCCGATCACGTTTTCACGGAAATCCCTAGTTTCTGTTTTAATCTTTTACTTGTCAGAATAGGAATAAACATGACAAGTAAGAATATGGCAATAGCCAAGAGAACGGTTACCCAATCGCCATCGACGATACTTGCCCCTAAAAAGTTGTAAGCAAACGTTCCTGGGATGATCCCAAAAAGAGTTCCGAAAAAGAATGCTCGTAATTTTACTTTTGATATCCCTGCTAAGTAGCTGATCATATCAAAGTTTAAAATAGGAATGAAACGAAGCAGGACAACGTAAAAAAAGCCTTTTTCCTCTAATTGTCTTTGTACGGTGGCCGATTTTCCAGTCCACTCTTTTTTTGCAACATTTTTCCCTAACTTCCGGGCGATTATAAATGAAAGTACCGCTCCGGCCGTTGCCCCAATAACTGTAAATATCGTACCAAATGCAGCTCCAAATGCTAACCCTCCCGCTAAAGATAAGATCGATGCAGGAAACAAAATCAATGGTCGTAATGTATAAATAATGATAAATAAAAATGGTGCAAACCAACCAAACGATAAAATCCAATTGCGAATTTCTACAGGAGTTGTTTGGATATACTCATTGTTAAACCACAATAAAAACCCGATCGTTAGTAAAATAATTAAACTTTTTAGCATCGTTTTTTTCTTCAACTTCAACTTTACCTCAACTCCCCTCTGCCTCACTTTAACTGCCATACATCAGTTTCGTTTATTGTAACAATTACCTCATCTTCTTCATTTATATCTTGATTAGTTGGGATAATAATCTCTCTAACAACTTCATCTAGGCTAATTTTATCGAACGACTGACCATATTTCATAAAACGTTTCGTAATCCGACCTTTCCAGCTAAACTTCGTGTCATTTTCAACAACATCGGAAACCGTTAATTTAGTAACCGGAACAAATAACCCACTATCAAGAACAAAACCTTCACTAAAAAACGCCGCTACTTCTTTATTTTTCGGGAAATGATAGACCTCATCAGGTGTACCAATTTGCTGCAACGTTCCATTCTCCAAGACGGCAACGCGATCACCGATCAGCATCGCTTCTTCCTTATCATGGGTAACGAACATGGCAGTCATTCCTTCTTGCTTCAATAAACCATGAACCCATTCTCTTAAAGTGCTGCGAAGCTCTGGATCTAACGAACTGAATGGCTCATCAAGTAGTAACAATTTTGGTTTTAAAATTAACGCCCTCGCTAATGCAACACGTTGCTGCTGCCCACCTGAAAGTTCGTATGGATAACGGTTCTCAAAACCTGTCATCTCTACCTTTGCCAAAAACTCCTGTCCACCCTTTATCCGCTCTCTTTTTCCGACCTTTCTCATCTTC harbors:
- a CDS encoding CDP-alcohol phosphatidyltransferase family protein — encoded protein: MLDTHGRKYVQPMILSSAKGLLKLGLSANQVTLISFCIGVSTGLLIYFGYPIIAVVVLWLSGFLDAVDGTMARLTKPSSWGTVLDVTLDRLVEISVILGLAFAFPDAMWALLLLSVSIIFSMTVFLTVGAVSENKGMKSFHYQAGLAERTEGFILFTLMILLANHLLLITLIFLAVEIFTGMQRLLEARRILKD
- a CDS encoding glutaredoxin domain-containing protein gives rise to the protein MLTTAILYTMKGCSKCKIMKGFLQEQKIPFDEVDILEKPERSNEIFQMNSEIIVPFLYYQGVSYMYHSEWRDKLKI
- a CDS encoding glycine/sarcosine/betaine reductase selenoprotein B family protein yields the protein MVSDTECNTPTKVRGKQSMLKKIKHFLFTKVAKVMVRGQTDKVGLVKLDKPMKEWRVAFLTTAGVHLKSQAGFDVENGDHSLRLIQDDVIEAELMITHTHYDITDAEKDINCVFPIAILHELRDEGIINATASTHYGLMGYIPNTKPLLEETIPQIVAQLKADKVDVLLASPGUYICHQSVGLIQKAVEKAGIATSSISHLPDLSKKVAVPRALHLRFPLGRSFGAAGRRDLQRKIVIDMLDSIQTISGDENMVKLPYRWKKD
- the gerPC gene encoding spore germination protein GerPC translates to MNYNYDFMTNLQQLYQYLEAQQRKIEQLENSMKDLQNELATLNQQISRRPEKIEYKFDQLKVERLEGTLNIGITPTGGIEPNSFEDFAINQNKINVPNPSLQNSQFYESIKKEVDNYLNGECYNVMKSIEQLYNYQLDTPYREFIVEDIRKQIDSRIQYYIKDINIEDQNEEALDKIKETTLNTIKNDINRTVEEFVKHIPRKGE
- a CDS encoding spore germination protein GerPB: MNFYINQTININTLKVGGVTNSSVLQIGSAGMIKALSNLYNTGDFVEPSPVAVDPIAPIPLVPLASPAPAAPPAPPR
- a CDS encoding TVP38/TMEM64 family protein, with the protein product MKLKKKTMLKSLIILLTIGFLLWFNNEYIQTTPVEIRNWILSFGWFAPFLFIIIYTLRPLILFPASILSLAGGLAFGAAFGTIFTVIGATAGAVLSFIIARKLGKNVAKKEWTGKSATVQRQLEEKGFFYVVLLRFIPILNFDMISYLAGISKVKLRAFFFGTLFGIIPGTFAYNFLGASIVDGDWVTVLLAIAIFLLVMFIPILTSKRLKQKLGISVKT
- a CDS encoding FAD-dependent oxidoreductase is translated as MKKYDLIVIGGGAGGLTVAAGGASLGAKVALIEKEQEPGGDCLHYGCVPSKALIEAAKEIFTARKAAAEFGMTLDGEASLAVAKKRVKAAIAQIQGHDGADRFRDMGVDVYQGLGTFKDANHVEVSGIDEVIYGKRIVIATGSRPIIPPIDGLSEAGFLTNETIFEQEEAPKRLLVIGAGPIGLELSQAMARFGSEVIVVDMAKEIFGREDNKIVPFVKKALEKELEFRLGAGVRKVALTDSGTKIVTISVDGDDENIEVDEILVAVGRKSNIENLRLEAIGVKVERGNIVVTPTLKTSIPHIYAVGDVIGAFPFTHAAGMEGKVVVANAVFGLKKKVDYDNVPWVTFTDPEVFHLGLTEQEARVKFADNATIYEVTTDDVDRFVADRKLDGIAKVITDKNGKILGAHAVGPGAGEWMQEIVYAKQHGHKIGNLSNVIHPYPIRGAILQRLADQYWRKKLFGGAIPKLAKKYIQWFR
- a CDS encoding IS110 family transposase, with the translated sequence MGQKHKSKSNNIRGRKGSQFRSELRGTDLERVLIVAIDAAKFYQKAMVCNYFGDVLVKPTFFGVNKKGISQLHEKIEHASKEVDAERIFVGIEATGHYYEDIVRELGALGYGVTIINAATTHEERSSSLNWTKTDDLDLKAIAQVIIQNKGTESKLPTGTHQELITLTRARRSEVRKRSRVKVEIRTLMDKIWREFQGHVIVNGHTPNKVELFSDFWGKSSLFFMENFPHPEDLLSMSEEDLRNLSIEHNLKLRDLTIKNLLYIAKESLCRPKRDVRAELLLLKLALPNFRNLNANIKVLDREIERILLETDGRLLLSIPGIGVTTAAEFYCEVGDVLAFEHAGQIIKKAGTNPIVIQSGGLEGFYGKISKQGNKNLRYVVYNIGKSLAQHNKDVRPYYENLRAKGKHQRKAYIALGNKFIRIAFAMLTNRTVYQTNDESYQYLRMMKAKLRHTKMSEFSRIISAA
- a CDS encoding ABC transporter ATP-binding protein → MMKFVKIVIVKKGGENGQVIKLVNCQKEFSEGTIFKDITVEIAEGEIVSLVGPSGTGKSTLLRCIAGLENLTSGEIFVEGNNIVNVSPSQRPIVMMFQQTLLFPHLTVIENVTYGLKMRKVGKRERIKGGQEFLAKVEMTGFENRYPYELSGGQQQRVALARALILKPKLLLLDEPFSSLDPELRSTLREWVHGLLKQEGMTAMFVTHDKEEAMLIGDRVAVLENGTLQQIGTPDEVYHFPKNKEVAAFFSEGFVLDSGLFVPVTKLTVSDVVENDTKFSWKGRITKRFMKYGQSFDKISLDEVVREIIIPTNQDINEEDEVIVTINETDVWQLK
- a CDS encoding spore germination protein, translated to MPAIVGAVKVNAIGSSGVFNIGDVFTISPVSTAKTFAGAGSFNTGDHLTLRNDYSETNTYDKDFADSNISTII